One region of Candidatus Hydrogenedentota bacterium genomic DNA includes:
- the pepF gene encoding oligoendopeptidase F, whose translation MTKAVKIPERKDVPVEDTWDLKPLYKNDKAWEKALGELEGEIGGFVRFCGKLGRSVKMLRACCDFENDFSRILDRLATYAHLRYSEDVANASCQGMMARLTFLATRAGEAASFIAPEIQAIPKDTMRKWLAGPELAPHRFNLEKLLRFRPHILSEKEERLLAMQGEVAGTASRVFDQLSDADMKFGEVKDETGRSVELTQGSFRTLLESPKRAVRKEAFDKFYKVHEEHGNTLAAALGGSVLQDVYHARARNFPSALDAALFGDKVPAAVYDSLIGAVRDELPTLHKYLDIRRRALNLKTLHVYDNYAPIVRAPKTAIPYDDAVGTICEALAPLGDDYVKTLRRGLTAARWVDKYENRGKHSGAYSSGCYDSPPYILMNYKEEVLDSMFTLAHEAGHSMHSHLSHQSQPYQYSGYTIFVAEVASTFNEQLLGAHLMDRVKTKRERAILVNKEIDEIRGTIFRQTMFAEYEKQIHATAEAGMPLTLETFREMYRGLLEAYFGPAVALDAPLELEGLRIPHFYRAFYVYKYATGLSAAIALSRMVMNGGERERKRYLGFLQSGGSKYPLDQLRDAGVDLAKPAAVAAAMARFRELVGELDGLV comes from the coding sequence ATGACCAAGGCCGTGAAGATTCCGGAACGCAAGGACGTGCCCGTTGAAGACACCTGGGACCTGAAACCGCTGTACAAGAACGACAAGGCCTGGGAAAAGGCGCTCGGGGAACTGGAGGGTGAAATCGGGGGATTCGTCCGGTTCTGCGGGAAACTGGGCCGCTCCGTGAAAATGCTGCGGGCGTGCTGCGATTTTGAGAACGACTTTTCGCGGATTCTGGACCGTCTGGCCACCTATGCGCACCTGCGGTATTCGGAGGACGTGGCCAACGCGTCCTGCCAGGGCATGATGGCGCGCCTGACGTTTCTGGCGACGCGCGCGGGCGAGGCGGCGAGCTTCATCGCGCCGGAGATTCAGGCGATTCCGAAGGACACGATGCGGAAGTGGCTTGCGGGTCCGGAACTGGCGCCGCACCGGTTCAACCTTGAAAAGCTGCTCCGTTTCCGCCCGCACATCCTCTCGGAAAAGGAGGAGCGCCTGCTGGCCATGCAGGGCGAGGTGGCGGGCACGGCTTCGCGGGTTTTCGACCAGTTGAGCGACGCCGACATGAAGTTCGGCGAGGTGAAAGACGAGACGGGGCGGAGCGTGGAACTGACCCAGGGCTCTTTCCGCACGCTGCTGGAGTCGCCGAAGCGCGCCGTGCGGAAGGAGGCCTTCGACAAGTTCTACAAGGTCCACGAGGAGCACGGGAACACCCTGGCCGCGGCGCTGGGCGGCTCTGTTTTGCAGGACGTGTACCACGCGCGGGCGCGGAATTTTCCCTCGGCCCTCGATGCGGCCCTGTTTGGCGACAAGGTGCCCGCGGCGGTGTATGACAGCCTGATCGGCGCGGTCCGCGACGAGCTGCCAACCCTGCACAAGTACCTGGACATCCGCCGCCGCGCGCTGAATCTGAAGACGCTGCATGTGTACGACAACTATGCGCCGATTGTCCGCGCGCCCAAGACGGCCATCCCCTATGACGACGCGGTGGGGACCATCTGCGAGGCCCTGGCGCCGCTGGGCGACGACTATGTGAAGACGCTGCGGCGGGGCCTGACCGCGGCGCGGTGGGTGGACAAGTATGAAAACAGGGGCAAGCACAGCGGCGCGTACTCGTCGGGCTGCTATGACAGCCCGCCGTACATCCTGATGAATTACAAGGAGGAGGTGCTGGACAGCATGTTCACGCTGGCCCACGAGGCGGGCCACTCGATGCACTCGCACCTGAGCCACCAGTCCCAGCCGTACCAGTACAGCGGGTACACCATCTTCGTGGCCGAGGTGGCCTCGACCTTCAACGAGCAACTGCTGGGCGCCCACCTGATGGACCGGGTGAAAACGAAGCGCGAGCGTGCCATTCTGGTGAACAAGGAGATAGACGAAATCCGGGGGACCATTTTCCGGCAGACCATGTTCGCGGAGTACGAGAAGCAGATTCACGCGACGGCCGAGGCGGGGATGCCCCTGACCCTGGAGACGTTCCGGGAGATGTACCGGGGGCTGCTGGAGGCCTATTTCGGCCCGGCGGTCGCGCTGGACGCGCCCCTCGAGCTGGAGGGGCTGCGCATCCCCCACTTCTACCGGGCCTTCTATGTCTACAAGTACGCCACGGGCCTCTCCGCCGCGATCGCGCTGTCGCGCATGGTGATGAACGGCGGCGAGCGCGAGCGGAAACGCTATCTGGGGTTTCTGCAGAGCGGCGGGTCAAAGTACCCGCTGGACCAGTTGCGGGACGCGGGGGTGGACCTTGCCAAGCCCGCCGCCGTGGCGGCGGCGATGGCGCGGTTCCGCGAGCTGGTGGGGGAGCTGGACGGCCTGGTCTAG
- a CDS encoding HEAT repeat domain-containing protein — MNTHESKALYKEAARLAAEGRCSEALPLVDQLLEKYPSEPQLLYARAMCLTRLGQIAESWALCERLKREFNHPRAVELMAQLETETASRSKEADLAERSASARQARSKSPVTILEVMRCVKRLQSKDSDERLAAAEALGRLGDARAIDPLTEALGDANRNVRKAAAAALERLGVFEVEPHLRALQAKSAEVRLKAARALGQLGDPRAVQPLIQTLGDPDTPVRRAAVSALESLGQLGERRAIEALIRVLREAMDPVSAKNAETALMELDDERSFYPLVKTLRDKSSDASRNAATTLGDLGDPRAVDPLIEVLSNSRYSMSHREAAAEALGKLGDTRAVEPLVRTLNDRDLHMRKAAAEALGKLGDNSAVPPLIKALADRDLHVCETAAEALEKLGDPRAVGPLTKALEDGNAAAAAALAKLGGEEAFRSLTSALVNEEVTVGVRKAVVSVLEQLGDDRVFEPLIRALDDRELHVRQAAVMTLARLGDDRAVEPLIVALQDKDLHVCEAAAVALGKLGDKRAVVPLIRVVEDEEAFFGLRESAIAALGQLGDRRAVESLIRVLGDGSAYFGIRDAAAKVLGDLGDRRAVEPLLKALKAENNEAAAALRRLGVDPITLQAPAR, encoded by the coding sequence ATGAACACACACGAGAGCAAGGCACTGTATAAAGAGGCCGCAAGACTCGCCGCGGAGGGGCGCTGCAGCGAGGCGTTGCCCTTGGTGGACCAGCTTCTGGAAAAGTACCCCTCGGAGCCGCAACTGCTTTATGCCCGGGCCATGTGCCTCACGAGGCTGGGGCAGATCGCGGAGTCCTGGGCGCTTTGCGAGCGGCTGAAGCGCGAGTTCAACCATCCCCGCGCCGTCGAGCTGATGGCGCAACTGGAGACGGAGACGGCGTCCCGCTCGAAGGAGGCGGACCTGGCCGAGCGCTCGGCCTCGGCCCGCCAGGCCCGCAGCAAGTCCCCCGTCACCATTCTGGAGGTCATGCGCTGCGTGAAACGGCTCCAGTCCAAGGACTCGGACGAGCGCCTGGCCGCCGCCGAGGCCCTGGGCAGGCTGGGCGACGCGCGCGCCATAGACCCGCTCACGGAGGCCCTGGGGGACGCGAACCGGAATGTCCGCAAGGCGGCCGCGGCCGCCCTCGAACGGCTGGGTGTCTTCGAGGTCGAGCCCCATCTGCGCGCGCTTCAGGCCAAAAGCGCCGAGGTCCGGCTCAAGGCGGCGCGCGCCCTCGGCCAGTTGGGCGACCCGCGCGCCGTCCAGCCCCTCATCCAGACCCTGGGCGACCCGGACACGCCCGTGCGCCGCGCGGCGGTCTCGGCCCTGGAATCGCTGGGGCAGTTGGGCGAGCGGCGCGCGATTGAGGCGCTCATCCGGGTGCTGCGCGAGGCCATGGACCCCGTGTCCGCGAAAAACGCCGAGACGGCCCTCATGGAGCTGGACGACGAGCGCTCTTTTTATCCCCTCGTGAAAACCCTGCGGGACAAAAGTTCGGACGCCAGCCGCAACGCCGCGACGACCCTCGGGGACCTGGGCGACCCGCGCGCCGTGGACCCCCTCATCGAGGTCCTTTCAAACAGCAGGTATTCCATGTCACACCGCGAGGCGGCGGCCGAGGCCCTCGGAAAACTGGGCGACACCCGCGCCGTCGAGCCGCTGGTGCGCACGCTCAACGACCGGGACCTGCACATGCGCAAGGCGGCGGCCGAGGCCCTCGGAAAACTGGGCGACAACAGCGCCGTGCCGCCCCTCATCAAGGCCCTGGCCGACCGGGACCTCCACGTCTGCGAGACTGCGGCCGAGGCCCTGGAAAAACTGGGGGACCCCCGCGCCGTCGGACCGCTCACCAAGGCCCTTGAGGACGGCAACGCCGCCGCCGCCGCCGCGCTCGCGAAGCTCGGCGGCGAGGAGGCCTTCAGGTCCCTCACCAGCGCCTTGGTAAACGAGGAGGTCACCGTCGGCGTCCGCAAGGCGGTGGTCTCCGTCCTCGAGCAGTTGGGCGACGACCGCGTCTTCGAGCCCCTCATCCGCGCGCTGGACGACCGGGAACTGCATGTGCGCCAGGCCGCGGTGATGACCCTGGCGCGCCTCGGCGACGACCGGGCCGTCGAGCCCCTTATCGTGGCGCTGCAAGACAAGGACCTGCACGTGTGCGAGGCCGCCGCCGTGGCCCTCGGAAAACTCGGGGACAAGCGGGCCGTCGTGCCCCTCATCCGGGTGGTCGAGGACGAGGAGGCCTTCTTCGGGCTGCGCGAGTCGGCCATTGCCGCCCTGGGGCAACTGGGCGACCGGCGCGCCGTCGAATCCCTCATCAGGGTGCTCGGGGACGGCAGCGCCTATTTCGGCATCCGCGACGCGGCGGCGAAGGTGCTCGGCGACCTGGGCGACCGGCGCGCCGTCGAGCCGCTCCTCAAGGCGCTGAAGGCCGAAAACAACGAGGCCGCCGCCGCCCTCAGGCGGCTGGGCGTGGACCCCATTACCCTGCAGGCCCCGGCCAGGTGA
- a CDS encoding VCBS repeat-containing protein encodes MRAAAILLVTALLLPVPVLAEVAFTAHRVGTYRGEACGVGDFNNDGKPDIVALPYLYLAPGFGPVEICKVEGEVDDEGKGYRWDFMNAPLDVDGDGWLDVVTASWFGKKAEWLRNPGTAGGLWDRALIEENGNYECGEPWDLDGDGRANEILPAVTNTIWYEANPVKGAKPEIIRHVISEKTMDWGVGCGDVNADGRPDVLRPNAWFEAPEDPRNGVWKEHPLNIGAKEEGVAGHTAQILVYDVDADGMPDLVSSIAHDYGIFWWRQSRNGDEITWERRLIDDTWSQAHSFVLADLDNDGDLDLVTGKRFMAHNGNDPGEFEPLGVYWYELTRGPNPEWKKHVISLGEGIGSGLNLVAADLDGDGDTDLVVTGKWGGPVWFENRLK; translated from the coding sequence ATGCGCGCCGCCGCCATCCTGCTTGTCACCGCCCTGCTGCTCCCCGTCCCCGTCCTGGCCGAGGTCGCCTTCACGGCGCACCGCGTCGGCACATACCGGGGCGAGGCCTGCGGCGTGGGGGACTTCAACAATGACGGGAAGCCGGACATCGTGGCCCTGCCCTACCTGTACCTCGCGCCCGGTTTCGGGCCGGTGGAAATCTGCAAGGTCGAGGGCGAGGTGGACGACGAGGGCAAGGGCTACCGCTGGGACTTCATGAACGCCCCGTTGGACGTGGACGGCGACGGCTGGCTTGACGTGGTCACCGCGTCGTGGTTCGGCAAGAAGGCCGAATGGCTCCGGAACCCCGGCACGGCGGGCGGCCTGTGGGACCGCGCGCTCATCGAGGAGAACGGCAACTACGAGTGCGGCGAGCCGTGGGACCTGGACGGCGACGGCAGGGCGAACGAGATACTCCCCGCCGTCACGAACACCATTTGGTATGAGGCCAACCCGGTCAAGGGCGCGAAACCGGAAATTATCCGCCATGTCATCTCGGAAAAGACCATGGACTGGGGCGTCGGCTGCGGGGATGTGAACGCCGACGGAAGGCCCGATGTGCTCAGGCCCAACGCCTGGTTCGAGGCGCCCGAAGACCCGCGGAACGGCGTCTGGAAAGAGCACCCCCTGAACATCGGCGCGAAGGAGGAGGGCGTCGCCGGGCACACCGCCCAAATCCTCGTCTATGACGTGGACGCCGACGGAATGCCCGACCTCGTCTCCAGCATCGCCCACGACTACGGCATCTTCTGGTGGCGGCAGTCGCGGAACGGCGACGAAATCACCTGGGAACGCCGCCTCATTGACGACACCTGGTCCCAGGCGCACAGCTTCGTCCTGGCCGACCTGGACAACGACGGCGACCTCGACCTCGTGACCGGCAAGCGCTTCATGGCCCACAACGGCAACGACCCCGGCGAGTTCGAGCCCCTCGGCGTCTACTGGTACGAGCTGACACGCGGGCCCAACCCCGAATGGAAGAAACACGTCATCTCGTTGGGCGAGGGCATCGGCTCCGGGCTCAACCTCGTGGCCGCCGACCTCGACGGCGACGGCGACACCGACCTCGTCGTCACCGGGAAATGGGGCGGACCCGTGTGGTTCGAGAACAGGCTGAAATAG
- a CDS encoding beta-galactosidase: protein MQRFALFSLLLSLSAFSAEPMTVRAVPPEPGTLVDGWRAQWIWGAVSPHGPAGHFRRVVEVGDGLEAAHAQMSGDDAYTFFVNGAEARRGGFWWKTTDRAEVTALLRPGKNVLAAELGNAADPGGWLMELTLTYADGRVETVTTDEQWRFSPAPAEGWKDTGFDDATWAACTAMGSPPNTAPWGELPYAYEGKKAAVRVAACATPDHVTAGEALTGILDIVPEAPLTGDCALTVTLKRDGADLLRRTWALRPAPDTWAAGEPVRIELPEIPTSPYLPEGDCTVEYALSRTGLLASKTLALLPGEKRAPVRADIASWNGAPALRVAGKPVFPLWFWEREVSPENAAAFREAGVDVFTFCSTDYYLYPGWTGENRYDYTEFDRIVLELLDKNPDALCIPRIFVGAPAWWLDLHPEEACGFANGKGWEENGWGGTKHESFASECWRRDAGEALRRFIRHIETSPYGGRVIGIHVCNGIYGEWHTWSATDLPDTGEPMRRAFGDWLRVRYAGDTDALRRAWGDPEASFDRPAMPGVAERHAGDVGMFRDPARSRKAADYYECLHRVTVDAMDHFCGIVKEASDGRMLTCVFYSYAPDLDWPQEGDHRAAALAHRLKSVDIFSSPHAYLRRQLGGDGLFRNYPASLALHGKLFVDEADDRTHLANDPDFTHVATLEESLQVIRREFGNAVTRGAGLWYMDQQGQWFQDPGIMAEIAKLKRWGDLSMDMPRESVAEVAVISSLSDEFYLAGRDSGKNHVTYPLYDRQIGEFCRAGAPFDWYLVEDLGEGLVPPHKVYIFLDAFHLTPGQRAAVDRLKGGGATLVWFYAPGHITAEGLSLDAMAALTGITFERRETGTLRVDLSPELFPRAPSAYGPDKQQSPVFLPSMEGAEVWGRFAGSDTPALVAKTRESWRSVYSASPELPAAVLRGLYRQAGVHVYCDTDDNLSANAGWVMLHTAAAGEKTLRLSRPARVVDVVSGNTLGENLSEFTVTLPMGATAIFALDPPRDAG, encoded by the coding sequence ATGCAACGGTTTGCCTTGTTTTCCCTGCTGTTGTCCCTGTCCGCGTTTTCCGCCGAACCCATGACGGTCCGGGCGGTGCCGCCGGAACCGGGCACCCTTGTGGACGGGTGGCGCGCGCAGTGGATTTGGGGGGCCGTCAGCCCGCATGGTCCGGCGGGGCATTTCCGCAGGGTGGTCGAGGTGGGGGACGGGCTTGAGGCCGCGCACGCGCAGATGAGCGGGGACGACGCCTACACGTTTTTTGTGAACGGCGCGGAGGCGCGGCGCGGCGGCTTCTGGTGGAAGACCACGGACCGCGCGGAGGTGACGGCGCTGCTCCGTCCGGGGAAAAATGTGCTGGCGGCTGAACTGGGCAACGCGGCGGACCCCGGCGGCTGGCTCATGGAACTGACCCTCACCTATGCGGACGGGCGTGTGGAGACGGTGACCACGGATGAGCAGTGGCGCTTCTCGCCCGCCCCGGCGGAGGGTTGGAAAGACACGGGTTTCGACGACGCCACCTGGGCCGCCTGCACGGCGATGGGCTCCCCGCCCAACACCGCCCCCTGGGGGGAACTCCCTTATGCGTATGAGGGCAAGAAGGCCGCCGTGCGCGTTGCCGCCTGCGCGACGCCGGACCACGTCACGGCGGGGGAGGCCCTGACCGGTATCCTCGACATCGTGCCGGAGGCCCCGTTGACGGGGGACTGCGCGCTCACGGTCACCCTGAAGCGGGACGGTGCCGACCTGCTGCGCCGCACCTGGGCGCTGCGGCCCGCGCCGGACACCTGGGCGGCCGGAGAGCCAGTCCGCATCGAACTGCCCGAAATCCCTACCTCGCCTTACCTGCCGGAGGGGGACTGCACGGTGGAGTATGCCCTCAGCCGGACCGGGCTTCTCGCCTCGAAGACCCTGGCCCTGCTCCCCGGCGAAAAGCGCGCGCCCGTGCGGGCGGACATCGCGTCCTGGAACGGCGCGCCCGCCCTGCGCGTTGCGGGCAAACCGGTTTTTCCCCTGTGGTTCTGGGAGCGCGAGGTGTCCCCGGAAAACGCGGCGGCGTTCCGGGAGGCCGGGGTGGATGTCTTCACTTTCTGCTCCACGGACTATTACCTGTACCCCGGATGGACCGGCGAAAACCGGTACGACTACACCGAGTTTGACCGGATTGTCCTGGAACTGCTGGACAAGAACCCGGACGCCCTCTGCATCCCCCGGATATTTGTCGGCGCGCCCGCATGGTGGCTCGACCTCCACCCGGAGGAGGCCTGCGGCTTCGCCAACGGCAAGGGCTGGGAGGAGAACGGCTGGGGCGGCACCAAGCACGAGTCCTTCGCCTCGGAGTGCTGGCGGCGCGACGCGGGCGAGGCGCTGCGCCGCTTCATCCGCCACATTGAGACCTCGCCCTACGGCGGGCGCGTCATCGGCATCCACGTGTGCAACGGCATCTACGGCGAGTGGCACACCTGGAGCGCCACGGACCTCCCGGACACAGGCGAACCGATGCGCCGCGCCTTCGGCGACTGGCTGCGGGTGCGGTACGCCGGGGACACGGATGCGCTGCGGCGCGCCTGGGGCGACCCGGAGGCCTCCTTCGACCGGCCCGCGATGCCCGGCGTCGCGGAGCGCCACGCGGGTGACGTCGGCATGTTCCGCGACCCGGCCCGATCCCGAAAGGCGGCGGACTATTACGAGTGCCTCCACCGGGTCACGGTGGACGCGATGGACCACTTCTGCGGGATTGTGAAGGAGGCAAGCGACGGGCGCATGCTGACCTGCGTGTTCTACAGCTACGCGCCCGACCTTGACTGGCCGCAGGAGGGCGACCACCGGGCGGCGGCTTTGGCGCACCGGCTGAAGAGCGTGGACATCTTCTCCAGCCCCCACGCCTACCTGCGCCGCCAACTCGGCGGCGACGGGCTCTTCCGCAACTACCCCGCCAGTCTGGCCCTGCACGGGAAACTTTTCGTGGACGAGGCGGACGACCGCACCCATCTCGCCAACGACCCCGACTTCACCCATGTGGCCACCCTGGAGGAGTCGTTGCAGGTCATCCGGCGCGAGTTCGGCAACGCCGTCACCCGCGGGGCCGGCCTGTGGTACATGGACCAGCAGGGCCAGTGGTTCCAGGACCCCGGCATCATGGCGGAAATCGCGAAACTGAAACGCTGGGGCGATCTGTCCATGGACATGCCGAGGGAAAGCGTGGCCGAGGTGGCTGTCATTTCAAGCCTCTCGGACGAGTTTTACCTGGCCGGGCGCGACTCCGGCAAAAACCATGTCACCTATCCCCTCTACGACCGGCAAATCGGCGAGTTCTGCCGGGCCGGCGCGCCCTTCGACTGGTACCTCGTCGAGGACCTGGGGGAGGGGCTGGTGCCCCCGCACAAGGTCTACATTTTCCTGGACGCCTTCCACCTCACGCCGGGCCAGCGCGCGGCGGTGGACCGGCTGAAGGGCGGCGGCGCCACCCTGGTCTGGTTCTACGCGCCGGGCCACATCACGGCGGAGGGGCTCTCCCTCGACGCCATGGCCGCCCTCACGGGCATCACCTTTGAACGGCGCGAAACGGGCACCCTGCGCGTGGACCTGTCACCGGAGCTCTTCCCCCGCGCGCCGTCCGCCTACGGACCGGACAAACAGCAATCCCCCGTGTTCCTGCCGTCCATGGAGGGCGCCGAAGTTTGGGGCCGCTTCGCCGGGTCGGACACCCCCGCGCTTGTGGCCAAAACGCGGGAAAGCTGGCGTTCCGTCTACAGCGCCTCCCCGGAACTGCCCGCCGCCGTCCTGCGCGGACTCTACCGGCAGGCGGGCGTCCATGTCTACTGCGACACGGACGACAACCTCTCCGCGAACGCGGGCTGGGTCATGCTCCACACCGCCGCCGCCGGGGAGAAAACCCTGCGGCTGTCCCGCCCCGCGCGGGTGGTGGACGTGGTGTCGGGAAACACCCTCGGCGAAAACCTCTCCGAGTTCACCGTGACCCTGCCCATGGGCGCCACGGCCATCTTCGCCCTCGACCCGCCGCGTGACGCAGGGTAA
- a CDS encoding sulfite exporter TauE/SafE family protein — MFNEFMLPGVPAGVFWSFVLVGVIIQGISKSGFAGGAGILSLPLMMLVMPVTRVPAVLLPLLILFDMNAIYHHRHNKDMRLVWTIFFPSLVGTALATWVWHAVGKSGVEGFGGYIKQFTGVIAVLFALYIFAKETSMRWVQGRRAGFKTGVAAGVAAGFTSTINHSAGPIVSLYMFSQDLGKSFFTGTVAWTFAFINLSKLPSYAGLGLIDYSVLKFDLLLLPLIPLGSWLGKWMHHNVSERAFNWVILVLTLIAGVQLILNVNLIQMGLEALLRG, encoded by the coding sequence ATGTTTAATGAGTTCATGTTGCCCGGCGTGCCCGCGGGTGTCTTCTGGTCCTTTGTCCTCGTCGGCGTCATCATCCAGGGCATCAGCAAGTCCGGCTTCGCCGGGGGCGCGGGCATCCTCTCCCTGCCCCTGATGATGCTCGTCATGCCCGTGACCCGCGTCCCCGCCGTCCTCCTGCCCCTCCTCATCCTCTTCGACATGAACGCCATTTACCACCACCGCCACAACAAGGACATGCGCCTGGTCTGGACCATTTTCTTCCCCTCCCTCGTCGGCACCGCCCTTGCCACCTGGGTTTGGCATGCCGTCGGAAAGTCCGGCGTCGAGGGGTTCGGCGGCTACATCAAGCAGTTCACCGGCGTCATCGCCGTGCTCTTCGCCCTCTACATCTTCGCCAAGGAAACCTCCATGCGCTGGGTTCAGGGGAGGCGCGCCGGGTTCAAAACAGGCGTCGCCGCCGGGGTCGCCGCAGGCTTCACCTCCACCATCAACCACTCCGCCGGACCCATCGTCAGCCTCTACATGTTCTCCCAGGACCTCGGCAAAAGCTTCTTCACCGGCACCGTCGCCTGGACCTTCGCCTTCATCAACCTCAGCAAGCTCCCCTCCTACGCCGGACTCGGACTCATAGACTACAGCGTCCTCAAGTTCGACCTCCTCCTCCTGCCCCTCATCCCCCTCGGCTCCTGGCTCGGAAAGTGGATGCACCACAACGTCTCCGAGCGCGCCTTCAACTGGGTCATCCTCGTCCTCACCCTCATCGCCGGAGTCCAGTTGATCCTCAACGTCAACCTCATCCAGATGGGCCTCGAGGCGCTGCTGCGGGGCTGA
- the dut gene encoding dUTP diphosphatase: MSGAERVVVGVSREPGTEDLPLPEYATEHASGMDLRAAVPGVVILPPGGRLLVPTGLRIAVPPGYEAQVRPRSGLALRHGVSMPNTPGTIDADYRGELAVILINHGDAPFTIRRGDRIAQLVVAPVARAEWRLADSLDETTRGGGGFGHTGV, from the coding sequence ATGAGCGGTGCGGAACGGGTCGTTGTCGGCGTCAGCCGCGAGCCGGGGACCGAGGACCTCCCCCTCCCCGAATACGCCACGGAGCACGCCTCCGGCATGGACCTGCGCGCCGCCGTGCCCGGCGTGGTCATCCTGCCGCCCGGCGGGCGCCTCCTCGTGCCCACCGGACTCCGCATCGCCGTGCCCCCGGGGTACGAGGCCCAGGTGCGGCCCCGCAGCGGGCTGGCCCTGCGACACGGCGTCTCCATGCCCAACACGCCCGGCACCATAGACGCGGACTACCGGGGCGAACTGGCCGTGATCCTCATCAACCACGGCGACGCGCCCTTCACCATCCGCCGGGGCGACCGCATCGCGCAGTTGGTCGTCGCGCCCGTGGCCCGCGCCGAGTGGCGCCTCGCCGACTCCCTGGACGAGACCACGCGCGGCGGCGGCGGCTTCGGCCACACCGGCGTGTGA
- a CDS encoding insulinase family protein, protein MSNTAFNANGVRVHRLDNGFTVALEHLPYLHTASFGLWIKTGSAVETASEAGLAHFLEHLFFKGTLTRTVHQIMEAVEGRGGYINASTSREYTNIYLRMPSHHVAAGIEILGDIAGHSLFADMEKERGVILEEISSTEDNPDELAYDLLTEYHWPDHPLGRPIAGTAQTVSALTREDVVRFYETWYKPGNMVFSIAGNFDEAAVLAQVSAVFGEWKPGTVPELSPPPAFRAGASVVRRPITQAHVTMSFAGLSSSDAERYVGAMMVNILGGGSTSRLFERIREEEGLAYSIYSYHYNYVSTGTFGVYQAVAPQNNARATELVYGELRRMRDEAVPDHELEMNREQIKGSLLMSLESSTARAARIAKGILLHGRVQTVAEIVEKFDAVNAEQIQELARNTFTRDKCAYLVVAPKGVKKPKVELP, encoded by the coding sequence ATGAGCAACACCGCCTTCAATGCCAACGGCGTGCGGGTGCACCGCCTGGACAACGGATTCACCGTCGCCCTCGAGCATCTGCCCTACCTGCACACCGCCTCCTTCGGCCTCTGGATCAAGACCGGCTCCGCCGTCGAGACGGCGTCCGAGGCCGGCCTGGCCCATTTCCTCGAGCACCTCTTCTTCAAGGGCACACTCACCCGCACCGTCCACCAGATCATGGAGGCCGTCGAGGGGCGCGGCGGATACATCAACGCCTCCACCTCGCGCGAGTACACCAACATCTACCTGCGCATGCCCAGCCACCATGTCGCGGCCGGCATCGAGATTCTGGGCGACATCGCCGGCCACTCCCTCTTCGCCGACATGGAAAAGGAGCGCGGCGTCATCCTCGAGGAGATTTCCTCCACCGAGGACAACCCGGACGAATTGGCCTACGACCTGCTCACGGAGTACCACTGGCCGGACCACCCCCTCGGCCGCCCCATCGCGGGCACCGCCCAGACCGTCTCCGCGCTCACCCGCGAAGACGTGGTCCGCTTCTATGAGACCTGGTACAAGCCCGGCAACATGGTCTTCTCCATCGCGGGAAACTTTGACGAGGCCGCCGTCCTCGCGCAGGTCTCCGCCGTCTTCGGCGAATGGAAACCCGGCACCGTGCCCGAACTCTCCCCGCCGCCCGCATTCCGGGCCGGCGCCTCCGTCGTCCGGCGGCCCATCACGCAGGCCCACGTCACCATGTCCTTCGCCGGGCTCTCCTCAAGCGACGCGGAGAGATATGTCGGCGCGATGATGGTGAACATCCTCGGCGGCGGCTCCACCTCGCGCCTCTTCGAGCGCATCCGCGAGGAGGAGGGGCTGGCCTACAGCATCTACTCCTACCACTACAACTACGTCAGCACGGGCACCTTCGGCGTCTACCAGGCCGTGGCCCCCCAGAACAACGCGCGCGCCACCGAACTGGTCTACGGCGAGCTGCGACGCATGCGCGACGAGGCCGTCCCCGACCACGAGCTCGAGATGAACCGCGAGCAGATCAAGGGCTCCCTGCTCATGTCCCTCGAAAGCTCCACGGCCCGCGCCGCACGCATCGCCAAGGGTATCCTGCTCCACGGCCGGGTGCAGACCGTCGCGGAGATTGTCGAGAAATTCGACGCCGTCAACGCCGAACAGATTCAGGAGCTCGCCCGCAACACCTTCACGCGGGACAAGTGCGCCTATCTGGTGGTGGCGCCCAAGGGCGTCAAAAAGCCAAAGGTGGAACTGCCATGA